The following DNA comes from Astatotilapia calliptera unplaced genomic scaffold, fAstCal1.2 U_scaffold_89, whole genome shotgun sequence.
gtacaggaacatctgtgctgagtataacctggaagtcccgaggtcaaaatgggagatgcccccaagggtggtggagaatgaccgagctaagatcctgtgggacttccagatacagacggacaaaatggtggtggctaaccaaccgacATAgtgtggtagacaaacagaagaagacggccgtagtgatcgatgtagcggttccgaatgacagcaatatcaggaagaaggaacacgagaagctggagaaataccaagggctcagagaagagctcgagaggatgtggagggtgaaggtaacggtggtcccgtggtaatcggagcactaggtgcggtgactcccaagctaggcgagtggctccagcagatccgggaataacatcggagatctctgtccagaagagtgcagtcctgggaacagctaagatactgcgcaggacctcAAGCTCCAGGCTCTGGTAGAGGACCGAGCTTGAGGATAAAACgtccgcaggggcgtgctgggtttttttttttttatacacatatatatatatatacaatatatatatatatatatacacatatatatataaggtgtgttgatttctccctaagatggcaaactgaaacactcagttggtgacttttggagatttatttccctggatgattgagaatgcatcaagatgaaacacaaaaggaagttcacagctttttgcagctcccccaccccctcaatcacacacccccactcccctccctccagaattcccaggtaacaacctaatttacatatgaatgactagccaatttagcttccacttggctgaagctaaagcttagctaaaagcctaccagccatttggctgctctccgggttttaaaggtagaaaggtagaagcctgggactcCTAGTGTTAAAATATGCAATTTTCACGTGCGTGAACcagaaatgtgggaggaagtagtGCCAGACGGTatgtttgcaagatggcagctgtcgatCTAGcgtttgaagagagagtctcccttctctatttactgtggagagcagagcagcggcgtaaaGGACATCCTgaccgtacctgggtccatcaggtcctccacgagtgtgagcagtttggtgagtttcaccacttgctccaggagATGCGTCTGGCTGACGGCCACTTTCAGCGGTACCACCGTCTGTCCCTCGCCCAGTTTGAGGAGCTGCTGTCCCGCGTCGGTCCAAGCATCGCCCGCTCAGACATCACAGACGCATGGACGCCGACCTGcaattaaatttaaatcttGAAAATATCTTAACCCATTGTTGCGACTTCTATCCACAAATAAAGCCGCTGCCGGCTGAGtttgtttctgtactgtgacgcGTCTCCAATAAGCCATACTAAGTCCCACTTGTGTTTCacgtatttatttaaaacttaaACAATAAACGTTTGCTTTCAATCAAAACAAATAGCACATGTATTAACTTACATCATTTGTgagcatttgtatttgtattgaatctttattttaaacatgtttaaataaaaacaacaggggaaaaaagagacaaacaaacaaaaggaaaacaaagcaacaatATTTATAAGTAACTTACATGTTCAAAAGGAcgaggaagaagcataagcttatttaatcccacccccttTCCACTATTTAGTAATTAATAGTCAACACTTTTTCTTCACTCAGAAATTCATTACAATTACATTACATAATGcatgtaatttttatttatttaaccccaGTAATACGTCAAAAGATATACAATTTACAGACATATATGCATACTTGTGCACCCACAACACACATATATAGACATCACTGTTGTGAAAATAGTGGGTGAACACCCGAGCCACCTCCTCCCTGATGAGAACGCCTGTGTCACGTAAATAACATGCGATCACCTGAGGTGCAGGAAAATCTAAACACCTGTGCCaccacaataaataaacaaaacagaaacattcaCTTTGGCTCttacacactttttaaaaccctttttgtatttatctatttattgcAGGACATTAATAACAATGAGAAGCTACTTAATATTAATGAGAAGCtactatatgtatatgtaaatggtaaatggcctgtatttatatagcgctttactagtccctaaggaccccaaagcactttacatatccagtcatccacccattcacacactggtgatggcaagctacattgtagccacagccaccctggggcgcactgacagaggcgaggctgccggacactggcgccaccaggccctctgaccaccaccagtaggcaacgggtgaagtatcttgcccaaggacacaacgaccgagactgtccaagccggggctcgaactggcaaccttccgattacaaggcgagctcccaactcttgagccacgatcacccgctttgtatatatatatgtcctgCAGCTGTGTCAAAGTTtagctaaaaacacatttcaaggTTCTTTGTTATCAATTGCTGCGCGGCAAGAAAGCCAACACTTACTTCTCTTTGATCAAGAACACTGGATGACGTCACAGTGGCTGTGCCCATccgtgctactatcatctagcgATTGCTAGGCAACAGTCATTCGATGTGGGCGGGGCTTGGCAATTATCAAAGGGCAGTGGGCGGGGCCTACAGGACACGACCCTATAAATAGAACTCCAGAACTCCATAAACACCTGCGATTTAGTTCAGAGCGCATTCATGCATCAGAACAGCGAgcaacatttaaacacatttagttCACAAAGAGCAGACATACCTGCCACAACATCACTTTGCTCCATGTTAGTGGATGCAACAGAGACAACCATGGAGAAGGGAGCTCCGGTGTCCACACAGACAGAGGAGTGTCTTGAGTCAGTGGACGCTGATTCCCATGAGAAAACAGGGGTAACACCAGCAAAGGAAGACATGGTTACAGAAATATCTGTAGACAACTGTGGTGATGATAAGAAAACCGAAACTCCGGAACTGGAGACAGGGGCCAGTGCAAGTCTTCAGCATGTGGACACCGGAGCAGACATACCTGCCACAACATCACTTTGCTCCATGTTAGTGGATGCAACAGAGACAACCATGGAGAAGGGAGCTCCGGTGTCCACACTGACAGAGGAGTGTCTTGAGTCAGTGGACGCTGATTCCCATGAGAAAACAGGGGTAACACCAGCAAAGGAAGACATGGTTACAGAAATATCTGTAGACAACTGTGGTGATGATAAGAAAACCGAAACTCCGGAACTGGAGACAGAGGCCAGTGCAAGTCTTCAGCATGTGGACACACAATCCCAAGCCACAGCAGAACCAAAGAAAAGCTGTATGGAGAAAAAGCCCACAGCTGATACAAAACACTGGGACAAAATAGAAGCTTGTCCCGTGGAAAAGCCTGTGATTCCAGCTGTACATGAGTCAGAAGTTGATTCTTCTTCTGTCATCAGTCTGGCATCTGATGATGTGTCTgcagaaaaaatgtttgtttatgcACTTACTCAGTTGGTAGTTTCACGGGCCTTAAACAAAGTCTCCCCTAAACACAAAGACTCCACAAGGATTCCCAACTGTTATCGTCTGCTTGAGAAAATCTGGCCTGAAATTGAGGGAAAACATTTGGATCTATGTCCAAAGAGGCTGCCCAGTATGGCGAAAGCCATTTTCACCAATCTTTGTAAAGTGCATAAGTGCAAGGAAAAAGATTTGATTTCAAGTCTGAAGGAAGAGCTTGAGGATGATATTACTGTCCCAACATTCACCAGACATCTGCTGGCATTACCCAAAAGAATACTCACTTTATCTAAAAACCGAGACGAGTACAGAGAACTTGTGGAACGCCTTGCCAGAGATCTGGTTATGCACGCAATGAGCAACATAAAGGGGTTGAAGAAATGGCGTCCAGCTGAAGAAGTTATACAGAGGCTTACCGAAAAGATCTGGGCTAAAATTGTGTCCCAAAATCTTGAAATCTCCTTGGAGAACATGGAAGATCTCACTGTGACAGTATACAATGAACTCAGGGAAAAGTGGAGTGGTGCTGACAATGTCCTGGGGTTAATGAATAATGGAAATCCAAGACTTGACAAAATGATTGTCAGAATTTTCAAAAGTAAGGCCCCATTGAGAAGACCAAATATCTTCTCTAGGATGTTTTCATGTGTACGCTAAAGTTTACTTGGCGTTACAAAGAAGATTACTCGCTTTATTTAAAAGCCCAGAAGAGTAACAAGAACTTGTGGAACTGTTCACTAAAGACCACATGAAATTATTaccaacaaataataaaaaacaaaaaattaaaaaaaagatcttgattttgagctttgttttatttgtcttcAGATTGTGTATACATTTTCAGTTTAGGCTGAAGCTAAAAACTCTTTTATACTGAACAGTTTTAAACAACATAACTGTATATTTGAAATAAGTCCAATTTTCAATCTGTTTGCATAAATGAGGAATAAAAGTTTCTGATCaatgttgatttttttacaGTCATTGTTAAGCAAGAACATTTAGATTGTCAGTTGTCAGTGACACAGCTGCCATATAGCCGTTTGTTCTCCTCAGTAAATTAAAAACGTGTGCACCCAATTCttgctttttaaagtcattaaagatacAATACTGTACAATCATACcattcaggtaaaaaaaaacaaaaaacagttcagCTAAATCATTAAAAACCCAAATTCCCATAACACTCATACCCATAAGGAGTGAATCTAAACTTTTCACCACACCTGTATGATTGCACATTTGTCAAGAAATTACTGTTCCTGGTAACCAAATTTgcccagcaaaatataaagatatgtGGAGGGGCCAAAGACTTTGAACATTACCatacataaaacaaaactaTGATCTCTTTAAGGTCTGCCAATATCAAACATTAAAATAGTTGACAGCAAAGGGTCCacaattaaaaagtttttctagcAATACAAAGTGCTGTGTCACCCCTAAGGTTCAAACATGTAAAGtcaaacacacacttgtttcatagcacatgaaaataaaaactaactaactatTAAATCATGATACATCCTAAGTGCAGAGCCAGCACTGGATAGTTCAGGTGTACTATAATCAAGCGGTAATGACAAGAACTGCTAACCAAGAACATacccacagaaacaaacaatgcTGTTACCAATATTTTTATCTGTACGATATCAATGGAACAGATAATATGAAATATTAGTCAGATATTGCTTTTTTTCTAGTatgaatataaaaagaaataaattaaataattactgAAGTGCATGCAGTTAGTTACAGACAATTGCAGCAGTGAAATTCTGGTTTGCATTTCTACTCTTTACATTCACTGGAAACCTCATCTATAACATCTGATTAGAAAATTACCTCATGTTTAACATTTGGCtggaaaaaataagtaaaagtaaTGAAAAATGTGAGGGCTGATTTAAGTATTCTGGTCTCTTCCAGTGCGTATTTCCATATCAAATCTAACTGAGGCACCAGCTATACCACATTTCTCTCTTACTCAATGATGACCTGTTTATTAATGTGATCTGGCTTATGTGAACTCGCACTACGCCTTAAAATCTTGGAGTCTCTCTAACATGTAAGAATTGTTCTCCTACATATTCATGCCCCATCTTAGCTTAAAGATCTCACAGTACTGTATAACCCCAGCAGAGCACTGAAGCTCCTTCCATTCTTTCTCCAGAATATCACGGCTCTTTGAGGATAGCAACCTGTTGCGTGGCAGCTGACTGGAGAGGAGGGAGTCTCCTGGAGGACAGAAAATGAGGGAAGAATTGCaaagagaaagtaaaaacaGACACATGTTAGATTCTGAGTTGTAACCTTGGAAAAAGAAAGCCATGTTACTTTTTCTCTTActacactcagaaaaataaaggttccaactggaaccaaaagtggttctttagactgatgccatagaagaaccttttttggtgccacaaagaacctttcaaacaatggttctttgaagaaccatttctttcagtggttcattgaagaacctttaaaggtgccccaaagaaccatcaagaaatggttctttggggcacctttaatggtttttcaaagaacctttttaaaaatggttctttaagAACCATTTTTATACAGTAGCCCCTTTCTGTTTTCACACGGAGCATGGGGTACTGTAATCTGTCTGGAAGGTCACATTATGGTTATAGAAAATCTCTCCTTTAAACACATTCATGGATGTCCTTCCATCTTTCCTCCTGAAGATCGTGGCTCTCTCAGGGTAGAAACTTGTAGCTGGCAGCTGACTGGAGAGGAGGGAGACTTTAGGAGAAGAGACACTGAAAGAACAACTGCTGAGAAAGAgctgtttaaaacaaatgaatgatacatctttttaaactgtgtaaaTAAATCATGCTCCATCATCTGATGCTATTTTTTCCTTGTAATAACACAGAATTAACAAGATTCTGTACTACACTGATGAAAGCAGAAAAATCCTTCCCAAGTTGTTTACATATAATGACTCTCTACTGAAGATGCTTTGCTGAACTCATAGACTTGTGGAAAGTGGTACAAACTGTTTTCTGTAAAGTGTCAAAAAGTAACcaagtaaaagtaaatttaaagcattattatgttttttttatttgtttctcatttgtttcTGAGTTTCCTTTAATCACGGCATCACGTCTGGCTTTTGAGGATTGGTATTGCACTTTGACAAGCAGGTCCTGTTTGAGTGATTTCTTGAGAACAGTTGTGACAGTAATGAAGAAAGAGAACTCAGCTTCACAAAGAAACACCACAGTTAATTGTTGGGGGAGCAATCCCTTTTTCGCACAGGAATATGTaggcttccttttttttttcaattgttAATAAACATCTTAATTCAGAAACTACATTTGGTGTTAACTTTTGTGATCtatttgatctgaaacatttaagtgtgacaaatattcaAAGTGAGATCATGAGGGACTTTtaaatacagacagaaaaacTGGTGATGCCTAACCAAGTGGAAGTAGTAGTGGAGGGCAAGCTGAGGAAGATGGCTATAGTGACAGATGTTGCTATACCGAGTGAcagcaaaatcacaaaaaatgaacacgagaagctggagtaATAGCAAGGGCTTAGAGAAGAGCTCAAGAagactgttgccaaagtgcttgctcatagggggtcatatgattgttgggtttttctctgtatctatgaagcgccttgagacaacttttgttgtgatttggcgctatataaataaaattgaattgaattgaattggaggGAAAAGGCACCAGTGTTCCCAGTGGTAATTGGGGCACTCGGTGTAGTGCTCCCCAAACTGGGTGAGTGGCTCGCAGGAGATCCCAGAAACAACTTGCCTGATAGAAGGCAAGTTCCTAATTTTCTGTTAGGATCTCCACTAGTTATTCTCACATATCAgccaacataaaaaacaaaaaaaaaaaaccaataaaaaacagaaaaaacattcaaacatcaCATTACAGACAATATTCTCATTCTCGCATCTTTcccgtttgtttttttgttttttatttgtttacttctCAGTtggttctttcattttattccatttggtgaaaatattgttctttACATCAGAACTTTAACGTTACAGGCAGCTGAACAcaccagcaggtggagctaAAGGTCTCGTATTTCAGTTCTTACAAATGGTGCAGAAACGgatcctgtgtgtttgtgtatgtgtgcgtataTGCATGCCTTCAAATAAATTACAAGAATTAATAATGCTGCCACAGATGTGACTCTGGAAGAGTTCGTGGCATGGgagtaaatagaaaaatagtaaacttgcatttattaaatagagatggttttttttttttacatatttactacaacttcatttcattttcatgagATGTTTAATATCTACAGCTGTTCAATAGAAAGAAAACTTAGAAGGCATTTAAGCTTCTGTTTCATGTCCATCActatttctctttttcctcagGCTCATATGGACTTCGGAAGTTCTGTgagatttcttttctgtttgagtGAAGCAGGTCTCAGCATGTTCAGACAGAGCTGCTAGGACAGGAATGTTGCTGATACGCATCATGCTGTGGAAACAAATGGTTTGATGATTCTataacaggggtgtcaaactcaaatacacagtgggccaaaattcaaaacaagaacaaagtcgcgggctaacgttaatatttattgaaatatatttattcctccagatataagaatgaatcttttcttatggactcaaacacgtttgagtattcagttttttctgaaaaactgaatatggaacaagcaaagcttaatggTTTCTTTATAGATGgacaaacacagaagaaaagaagctgTTTCAGAGCTTTTAAAGTGTGCCTGGGAGTGCTGTATCTTCTGATTCTCGCTGGAATCACGACACGCTGTGAGGAATTTTATTCCAACAACGACGGCAGTATTATTTCCACATTAGATATTTTTAAGCAACATTATTTGATGCTGCAAGTCTGCTattctttccttcctcttctgaCTTCATATTTCCATTTAAAGCAACCGCCCTACAGTGTTTCCCCATGTGTGTTACACTGCTTCTGCAATATGACCACTGctgaggttttttctttttctttaattgaCAATGTAACCAGAGTAGGCATATCTTCTCCTTATATATCATCATATACATCGTTTTACAGTCATTTTAATGTTGTAAGCCCACTAAAGAATGCTAAGCTAACCATCTTCCTTATTTGACTCCTGAGACCTGTACCATAAAGCATTATTTTCAAGTTTAGTCCTAAGCTTGAGATCTTACAGGGGTTTGAGATCATTATATACTATGCAACTGCTTACTGAGCAATCAGTTCACTGGGAAATAGCGTGACCATGCCTGATCAACATCTACAAGCACTGGTGTGCTGTTAATGGGAGGATCTGTAGGTCTTAGATATAGTCTAAATGTTTGCTCTTTGCTTGCTCTCACAGCATTTAGCCTCAGAttggagctgcagctgaaggAATAAGGCTAGAACTAGCAACATCAAACAACATCAGActgttatttaaatggaaatgcaATTGTAGTTATAGTCAGTTCATCCTGTGATTCATGAAAATCAAATCTGTGAAACTGATATATCTTCTAACTCACCATTATCATTCATACATCTCTTCTTAATACTACACACACTATACTTTTCCTTTTGAGATACAGATGGTCTGTCTGtggcagctgtttttttctgctgtttaatcTGTCCATATTTTCTAAAGTTATAGTTTAATCCTCTATGTTAAATAT
Coding sequences within:
- the LOC113018459 gene encoding uncharacterized protein LOC113018459 — protein: MHQNSEQHLNTFSSQRADIPATTSLCSMLVDATETTMEKGAPVSTLTEECLESVDADSHEKTGVTPAKEDMVTEISVDNCGDDKKTETPELETEASASLQHVDTQSQATAEPKKSCMEKKPTADTKHWDKIEACPVEKPVIPAVHESEVDSSSVISLASDDVSAEKMFVYALTQLVVSRALNKVSPKHKDSTRIPNCYRLLEKIWPEIEGKHLDLCPKRLPSMAKAIFTNLCKVHKCKEKDLISSLKEELEDDITVPTFTRHLLALPKRILTLSKNRDEYRELVERLARDLVMHAMSNIKGLKKWRPAEEVIQRLTEKIWAKIVSQNLEISLENMEDLTVTVYNELREKWSGADNVLGLMNNGNPRLDKMIVRIFKSKAPLRRPNIFSRMFSCVR